A single region of the Gemella sp. zg-570 genome encodes:
- a CDS encoding glucose-6-phosphate isomerase: MYLKFDYSKARNFFTQEEVKNMTDYVKVAHAQLHNKSGPGNDYLGWLDLPTNYDKDEFTRIKKASQKIIRDSDVLVVIGIGGSYLGARAAIEMLNDSFYNFYAKERKNPQIFFAGHTISSTYTQELLTYLKTTGKDFSLNVISKSGTTTEPAIAFRLFKELLEEKYGKEEARGRIYATTDKSRGALKTLADKEGYETFVVPDDVGGRFTVLTAVGLLPIAVSGLDIDRMMAGAKLAQEELANPDLSKNIAYQYAVMRNILQQKGKLIESLVTYEPSMVYFNEWWKQLYGESEGKDGKALYPASLCFSTDLHSMGQYIQEGKRILLETVLKVKAPRLDFTLKAEKEDLDGLNYLAGKTVDLVNTKAFEATLLAHTDGGVPNFVIELPDMTEFTFGYLVYFFEVGVAISGYMQGLNPFDQPGVEAYKKNMFALLGKPGFEELKKDLEDRL, from the coding sequence ATGTATTTGAAATTTGATTATTCAAAAGCACGCAACTTTTTTACCCAAGAAGAAGTAAAAAACATGACGGACTATGTAAAAGTAGCCCACGCACAACTACACAATAAAAGCGGTCCAGGAAATGACTACCTAGGCTGGCTTGATCTACCAACAAATTACGACAAGGATGAATTTACAAGAATAAAAAAGGCTAGTCAAAAAATTATAAGGGATTCTGACGTCCTCGTGGTAATCGGTATTGGTGGCTCTTATCTCGGAGCAAGAGCAGCAATAGAAATGCTAAATGACAGTTTTTATAATTTTTATGCCAAGGAAAGAAAAAATCCCCAAATATTTTTTGCAGGCCACACAATTTCTTCTACCTACACCCAAGAATTACTTACCTACCTAAAAACAACGGGGAAGGATTTTTCTCTTAATGTCATTTCTAAATCTGGTACAACAACAGAACCAGCAATAGCCTTTAGGCTCTTTAAAGAACTACTAGAAGAAAAATACGGCAAAGAAGAAGCAAGGGGTAGAATATATGCAACCACGGACAAAAGTCGAGGAGCCTTAAAAACTTTGGCAGACAAGGAGGGCTATGAAACCTTTGTCGTGCCTGATGATGTGGGTGGACGTTTTACCGTCCTAACAGCAGTAGGCTTATTGCCAATAGCAGTTAGTGGACTAGATATCGACAGGATGATGGCTGGGGCCAAACTCGCCCAAGAAGAACTTGCAAATCCCGACTTGTCAAAAAATATTGCCTATCAATATGCAGTCATGAGAAATATTTTACAGCAAAAGGGCAAACTAATAGAATCCCTGGTTACCTACGAGCCGTCAATGGTCTATTTTAATGAATGGTGGAAGCAACTCTACGGCGAGTCGGAGGGCAAGGACGGCAAGGCCCTCTATCCAGCAAGCCTTTGTTTTTCAACAGACCTCCATTCCATGGGTCAGTACATCCAAGAGGGGAAACGTATTTTACTAGAAACGGTTTTAAAGGTAAAAGCTCCCAGACTTGATTTCACCCTAAAAGCTGAAAAAGAGGACTTAGACGGCCTTAACTACCTGGCAGGCAAGACCGTGGACCTTGTAAATACAAAAGCCTTTGAGGCGACCCTGCTAGCCCACACCGACGGAGGTGTGCCGAATTTTGTAATAGAATTACCAGACATGACAGAATTTACATTCGGCTATCTAGTCTACTTCTTTGAAGTGGGAGTTGCAATTTCTGGCTACATGCAGGGCTTAAACCCCTTCGACCAGCCAGGAGTCGAAGCCTACAAGAAAAACATGTTTGCCCTCTTAGGCAAACCAGGCTTTGAGGAATTGAAAAAAGACTTAGAAGACAGATTATAA
- a CDS encoding S-ribosylhomocysteine lyase — MAKVESFDLDHNKVKAPYVRRAGLEQHARGVSISKFDLRFLQPNMASLPTAALHSLEHLLAINMRDYLEGVIDISPMGCRTGFYMITWGRPTIQEVRDALVKVLEIVEKTETLPATRPKECGNFRDHSLFGAKIYAREVLAKGISLDPFERVI; from the coding sequence ATGGCAAAGGTAGAAAGTTTTGACTTAGACCACAATAAAGTAAAGGCTCCCTATGTAAGGCGTGCAGGCCTAGAACAACACGCCAGGGGCGTTAGTATAAGTAAATTTGATTTGAGATTTTTACAACCCAATATGGCCAGCCTGCCCACAGCGGCCTTGCACAGCCTAGAGCATCTACTGGCAATAAATATGCGTGATTATTTGGAGGGGGTAATAGACATATCTCCAATGGGCTGTCGCACGGGCTTTTACATGATAACATGGGGCAGGCCGACTATCCAAGAAGTAAGAGATGCCCTGGTAAAGGTTTTAGAAATTGTAGAAAAAACAGAAACTCTTCCAGCAACCAGGCCCAAAGAATGTGGAAATTTCAGGGACCATTCATTATTCGGAGCTAAAATTTATGCCAGGGAAGTTTTGGCAAAAGGAATTAGTTTAGACCCCTTCGAAAGAGTAATATAA
- the galU gene encoding UTP--glucose-1-phosphate uridylyltransferase GalU, protein MKKVKKAIIPAAGYGTRFLPATKALPKEMLPIINKPTIQYIVEEAVAAGIEDIIIITGKPKRAIEDHFDKNYELEVELEQKGKLDLLEKVRQASNLANIYYVRQKEMAGLGDAILTAKSFIGDEAFAVLLGDDIVVNDGLTATKQLIKQHEKTGTSIVGVQRVADDATHRYGIIDPAGGRDRLYEVNSFVEKPAAGTAPSNLAILGRYLLTPGIFKHLEKRQVGAGGEIQLTDAIQMLNKEEKVFAYDFEGRRYDVGETDGFVKTTIDFALQSELKDDLVLYLREKLAELEK, encoded by the coding sequence ATGAAAAAAGTAAAAAAAGCAATTATACCAGCCGCAGGCTATGGAACAAGATTTTTACCAGCAACCAAGGCCCTACCCAAAGAAATGTTACCCATTATTAATAAGCCCACCATTCAATACATAGTTGAAGAAGCCGTGGCCGCTGGAATAGAAGACATAATTATAATAACTGGCAAACCCAAACGTGCCATAGAAGACCACTTTGATAAAAATTATGAACTCGAGGTAGAATTAGAACAAAAAGGCAAGCTAGACTTACTAGAAAAAGTTAGGCAGGCCTCTAATCTAGCTAATATTTATTACGTACGCCAAAAAGAAATGGCAGGCCTAGGCGATGCAATTTTAACTGCCAAAAGTTTTATTGGCGATGAAGCCTTTGCTGTTCTTTTAGGTGATGACATAGTAGTTAATGACGGCCTTACGGCAACAAAACAGTTAATTAAACAACATGAAAAAACGGGAACTTCTATTGTGGGCGTGCAAAGAGTAGCCGATGATGCAACCCACCGCTACGGAATTATCGACCCAGCAGGGGGGCGAGATAGACTCTATGAAGTTAATAGCTTCGTAGAAAAACCAGCAGCGGGTACTGCCCCCTCAAATCTAGCAATCCTGGGCAGATACTTACTAACTCCCGGCATCTTCAAACACTTAGAAAAAAGACAGGTGGGAGCTGGAGGGGAAATTCAACTCACAGACGCTATTCAAATGCTAAATAAAGAAGAAAAAGTCTTCGCCTACGACTTCGAGGGTAGACGTTATGACGTGGGCGAAACTGACGGTTTTGTAAAAACTACCATTGATTTTGCCCTGCAAAGTGAATTAAAAGATGATTTAGTCCTCTATCTAAGAGAAAAATTAGCAGAACTAGAAAAATAA
- a CDS encoding S1C family serine protease, with product MNDNKNTENEELNNNSARPADNFEATNHSKESNKGNFETTNHNKESNKENFGATNHGKESNKGNFEAYSSKENIENNISKDSANNQANFNEEVKNKNNVNLKYALMFATVFALGGLSVFGVQGFMQGAKIVQISKVAPSAQEEASETTNINAVSKSKDAVVSVVSYASPKNLSGLSNIIGDKAKKGDLQAIANGSGVIYKKDGSYAYVVTNHHVINGAEKVDVVLSDGTSVSAEILGSDIWTDLTVLKISAENVKVIMAFSNSDEVAVGQTALAIGSPLGLSLSNSVTRGIVSSKERQIPIDINNDGSYDWYQTVIQTDAAINPGNSGGALINSSGELIGINELKISNVREGISAEGIGFVIPANEVKIIAEQLEKNGKVSRPALGVQLASLSTINKNLAEEKLNYDTSKKGVVIKSVEAGSAAEKSNLKDYDIITKINDTNIESIADLRKYLFEKTKIGETINITYYRQGKEYQTKLTLARLDQ from the coding sequence ATGAACGATAATAAAAATACGGAAAATGAAGAACTAAATAATAATTCTGCTAGACCAGCTGACAATTTTGAAGCTACTAATCATAGCAAAGAAAGCAATAAGGGAAATTTTGAAACTACTAATCATAACAAAGAAAGCAATAAGGAAAATTTTGGAGCTACTAATCATGGCAAAGAAAGCAACAAGGGAAATTTTGAAGCTTATTCTTCTAAAGAAAATATAGAAAATAATATTTCTAAAGACTCTGCAAATAATCAGGCTAATTTTAATGAAGAAGTAAAAAATAAAAATAATGTAAATTTAAAATACGCCCTAATGTTTGCAACAGTTTTTGCCCTGGGAGGATTAAGTGTTTTTGGAGTCCAAGGCTTTATGCAGGGGGCTAAAATAGTCCAAATTTCCAAAGTAGCGCCGTCAGCCCAAGAAGAAGCTAGCGAAACAACAAATATTAATGCCGTTTCCAAGTCTAAGGACGCCGTTGTGTCAGTAGTTAGTTATGCCAGCCCAAAAAATCTTTCCGGCCTGTCTAATATTATTGGAGACAAGGCCAAAAAAGGAGACTTGCAGGCCATAGCCAATGGTAGTGGAGTAATTTATAAAAAAGATGGTTCTTATGCCTATGTGGTAACTAATCATCACGTAATAAATGGAGCAGAAAAGGTGGATGTGGTACTAAGTGATGGTACAAGCGTCAGTGCTGAAATACTAGGTAGCGATATTTGGACAGACCTAACAGTTTTAAAAATTAGTGCTGAAAATGTTAAGGTCATAATGGCCTTTTCAAATAGCGATGAGGTGGCAGTCGGGCAAACAGCCCTTGCCATTGGTTCTCCCCTGGGCCTGTCCCTATCTAATTCGGTTACTCGGGGCATAGTTTCATCCAAGGAAAGACAAATACCCATTGACATAAACAATGACGGCTCTTACGACTGGTATCAAACGGTTATTCAAACTGACGCCGCCATAAATCCAGGCAATAGTGGTGGAGCCCTAATCAATAGTTCGGGAGAATTAATAGGAATAAATGAACTTAAAATTTCTAATGTAAGAGAGGGAATTAGTGCCGAGGGTATTGGTTTTGTAATTCCAGCAAATGAAGTAAAAATAATAGCTGAACAACTAGAAAAAAATGGCAAGGTTTCAAGACCAGCCCTGGGAGTACAGTTAGCATCCTTGTCAACAATAAATAAAAATTTAGCCGAAGAAAAATTAAATTACGACACCAGCAAAAAAGGCGTGGTAATAAAAAGTGTCGAAGCTGGAAGTGCGGCTGAAAAATCAAACTTGAAAGACTATGACATAATTACCAAAATTAATGACACCAATATAGAAAGCATAGCCGACCTTAGAAAATACTTATTCGAAAAAACAAAAATAGGGGAAACAATAAATATTACCTACTACCGCCAGGGTAAGGAATATCAAACTAAATTAACCCTGGCCAGGCTAGATCAATAA
- the lpdA gene encoding dihydrolipoyl dehydrogenase translates to MAVEVIMPKAGSEMEEGEIVQWFKQEGDEVKEGEVLLEIVTDKVNMEVEAEASGTLLKILHKAGEIVPVVETIAWIGKAGEEIPGMASSSTEAAKEVIAEVSADVKVPTTAKEEVLPQRERQGDYDVCVIGGGPAGYVAAIKVAQLGGKVALVESRELGGTCLNRGCIPTKTFLHNAEIINHIKSARDRGIKLVNDAFSVDMQKTVEVKNKVSKTLSGGVAGLLKSYGVKVFNGVGRLTADKKVLVNDTETIDADKVILAGGSKVSRINIPGMDNEKVLTSDEILDITELPSRMVVIGGGVIGSELGQAFATFGTKVTIVEMADRLIANMDKDASAVLEKQFKKQGIEILTSSKLLEIKDNGPDLTVKLEGKADIVADRVLLSIGRLPDNECLGQLADKFEMERGRVKVNEYMETSVEGIYAPGDINGTKMLAHSAFKMGEVAAENAMGHRKKIDLKSTPAAIYTHPEIAMVGLTEDQARQKYDIKVGRFNFGANGRSLASNQGEGFVKVIMDTKYREILGIHIAGPVAAELINEGSTLIQTEMTIDDVMDVIHGHPTYSEALYEAMADCIDMCIHAPKKKK, encoded by the coding sequence ATGGCAGTAGAAGTAATAATGCCAAAAGCCGGAAGCGAAATGGAAGAAGGCGAAATTGTACAATGGTTTAAACAAGAAGGAGATGAAGTAAAAGAGGGAGAAGTTCTTTTAGAAATCGTAACCGACAAGGTGAATATGGAAGTAGAGGCAGAAGCAAGTGGAACCCTACTTAAAATTTTACACAAGGCAGGAGAAATAGTACCCGTAGTAGAAACTATTGCATGGATTGGGAAAGCTGGCGAAGAAATTCCTGGCATGGCCTCTTCATCAACAGAAGCGGCTAAAGAAGTTATTGCAGAAGTTTCAGCCGATGTAAAAGTACCAACAACAGCCAAGGAAGAAGTTCTACCACAAAGAGAACGTCAAGGAGATTATGACGTTTGTGTTATCGGTGGGGGACCAGCTGGTTACGTGGCGGCTATCAAGGTGGCACAGCTAGGTGGTAAAGTAGCCTTAGTAGAAAGTAGAGAACTAGGTGGAACATGCCTTAACCGTGGTTGTATCCCAACAAAAACATTCCTACACAATGCAGAAATTATAAATCATATTAAATCTGCCCGCGATCGTGGTATCAAACTTGTAAATGATGCTTTTTCTGTTGATATGCAAAAAACGGTTGAAGTTAAAAACAAAGTCTCTAAAACACTATCTGGCGGAGTTGCAGGTCTTCTTAAATCATACGGAGTTAAAGTTTTCAACGGAGTGGGGCGTTTAACTGCCGATAAAAAAGTTCTTGTAAATGATACAGAAACTATAGACGCCGATAAAGTAATTCTAGCTGGTGGTTCTAAGGTTTCTCGTATTAATATTCCAGGTATGGACAATGAAAAAGTTTTAACAAGTGATGAAATTTTAGACATTACAGAATTACCGTCAAGAATGGTAGTAATCGGTGGTGGTGTTATCGGTTCAGAATTAGGGCAAGCATTTGCTACATTCGGAACAAAAGTTACAATAGTAGAAATGGCCGACAGACTAATTGCTAACATGGACAAAGATGCATCGGCAGTATTAGAAAAACAATTTAAAAAACAAGGCATAGAAATCCTTACATCTTCTAAATTATTAGAAATCAAAGATAACGGCCCTGATTTAACAGTTAAGCTTGAAGGCAAGGCAGATATAGTGGCTGACAGAGTATTACTTTCAATAGGACGTCTTCCTGATAATGAATGTTTAGGCCAACTAGCTGACAAATTTGAAATGGAACGTGGCAGAGTTAAGGTTAATGAATACATGGAAACATCAGTAGAGGGTATCTATGCTCCAGGTGATATTAACGGAACTAAGATGCTTGCTCACTCAGCCTTCAAAATGGGAGAAGTTGCAGCTGAAAATGCAATGGGACACCGTAAAAAAATTGACCTAAAATCTACACCGGCGGCAATCTACACCCACCCAGAAATCGCCATGGTAGGTTTAACAGAAGACCAAGCTCGTCAAAAATACGACATTAAGGTTGGACGCTTCAACTTTGGTGCAAATGGTCGTTCTTTAGCATCTAATCAAGGTGAAGGATTTGTTAAAGTAATTATGGATACAAAATACAGAGAAATTTTAGGTATTCATATTGCAGGACCAGTTGCCGCTGAATTAATCAATGAAGGTTCTACACTAATCCAAACAGAAATGACTATTGATGATGTTATGGACGTCATACACGGACATCCGACATATTCAGAAGCACTATACGAAGCAATGGCTGACTGTATAGATATGTGCATCCACGCACCTAAAAAGAAAAAATAA
- a CDS encoding dihydrolipoamide acetyltransferase, which yields MAVEGIISNIGREMEERDDLKEVEKTYYSGIRATPAARAYAREKGIDLTRVAGTGAKGRIHKEDVVNYKLHDKIKISPLAERIAEVEGINIKSIVGTGPKGKIMKEDVLALINGLKQEVPKAEAKPAPKQEEKLPNENKWGLVETVPMSPMRKVISKRMSESYFSAPTFVVNVEVDMAELLALRKKVLDTILAETGKKATVTDFVSLAVIKSLMKHPYVNASLSKDEKEMYLHHYVNLSIAVGMDSGLVVPVIKGADKMSLKELVVASKEITTKALEGRLKPDEMADSTFTISNLGMYGVHSFVPIINQPNTAILGVSATQEKPVVRNGEIVVRPIMMLTLTADHRVVDGLEGAKFMKTLKEAIENPISLLI from the coding sequence ATGGCAGTAGAAGGAATAATATCAAACATTGGCAGAGAAATGGAAGAAAGAGATGATTTGAAAGAAGTAGAAAAAACATATTATTCTGGTATTCGAGCTACTCCCGCCGCAAGAGCCTATGCAAGAGAAAAAGGAATAGATTTAACAAGAGTTGCAGGTACTGGAGCAAAAGGGCGTATTCACAAAGAAGATGTAGTTAATTATAAATTGCATGATAAGATTAAAATTTCTCCCCTAGCAGAAAGAATAGCAGAAGTAGAGGGAATTAATATTAAATCTATCGTGGGAACTGGTCCTAAAGGGAAGATAATGAAAGAGGACGTTCTTGCCCTTATTAATGGACTTAAGCAAGAAGTTCCAAAAGCAGAAGCTAAACCAGCACCTAAGCAGGAAGAAAAATTACCAAATGAAAACAAATGGGGTCTTGTCGAAACAGTTCCTATGTCTCCAATGCGTAAGGTTATATCTAAACGTATGAGTGAATCTTACTTCTCAGCACCAACATTTGTAGTAAATGTAGAAGTGGACATGGCAGAATTACTAGCTCTGCGTAAAAAAGTACTGGACACAATCCTAGCAGAAACAGGTAAAAAAGCCACAGTTACTGACTTTGTATCACTAGCAGTAATTAAATCACTAATGAAACACCCTTACGTTAATGCCTCATTGTCAAAAGATGAAAAAGAAATGTACCTACACCACTATGTAAACCTATCAATAGCTGTTGGTATGGATAGTGGTCTAGTAGTACCAGTAATCAAGGGTGCAGATAAGATGAGCCTAAAAGAATTAGTAGTAGCTTCAAAAGAAATTACAACTAAGGCACTTGAGGGTAGATTAAAACCAGATGAAATGGCGGATTCAACATTTACAATTTCTAACTTAGGAATGTATGGGGTTCATAGCTTTGTACCCATAATTAACCAGCCTAACACAGCTATCTTAGGAGTTTCAGCAACTCAGGAAAAACCAGTTGTAAGAAATGGTGAAATAGTAGTTAGACCTATAATGATGTTGACATTGACAGCTGACCATCGTGTAGTAGATGGATTAGAGGGGGCTAAATTCATGAAGACTCTAAAAGAAGCTATCGAAAATCCAATATCATTACTAATTTAA
- a CDS encoding alpha-ketoacid dehydrogenase subunit beta has product MTKQTMTVREAIKEAMTAEMRADETVFLMGEDVGIFGGDFGTTVGMLEEFGPERVLDTPISEAAIAGSAAGAAATGMRPIIDITFMDFITIAMDAIVNQAAPMRYMLGGEVQVPVVYRCASGSGTGAAAQHCKALESWFCHIPGLKVVAPGTPQDIYSVLRASVRDNNPVIYIEPKALFGRKGEVDTDKVYQIGKGEIKHEGKDITLVSWGRMLERSLQAAQELAKEGIEVEVVDPITLVPLDTEIIIKSVKKTGRLAICHDSFKTGGFGGEISARISESDAFDFLDSPIYRLAGADTNIPSAKNLEKLVVPDVEDIKEKIRKAVNKQ; this is encoded by the coding sequence ATGACAAAACAAACTATGACAGTACGTGAAGCTATAAAAGAAGCAATGACTGCTGAAATGCGTGCTGATGAAACTGTATTTTTAATGGGTGAAGACGTGGGTATCTTTGGTGGGGACTTTGGAACTACCGTAGGTATGTTAGAAGAATTTGGACCTGAAAGAGTACTAGATACACCCATTTCAGAAGCCGCTATTGCCGGCTCAGCCGCTGGGGCGGCTGCCACAGGCATGAGACCAATTATTGATATTACATTTATGGATTTTATAACAATAGCTATGGATGCTATTGTAAACCAAGCGGCACCGATGAGATATATGCTAGGTGGAGAAGTCCAGGTTCCTGTAGTTTATCGTTGTGCATCTGGTTCAGGTACGGGAGCCGCCGCTCAACATTGTAAAGCCTTAGAATCATGGTTTTGCCATATTCCAGGCTTAAAAGTAGTAGCACCAGGAACACCACAAGATATTTATTCAGTCTTGCGTGCATCAGTTCGTGATAACAACCCAGTTATCTACATAGAACCAAAAGCATTATTCGGACGCAAGGGTGAAGTTGATACAGATAAAGTTTATCAAATTGGTAAAGGGGAAATCAAACACGAAGGCAAGGATATAACCCTGGTATCTTGGGGGCGCATGCTAGAACGCTCATTACAAGCCGCCCAAGAATTAGCTAAAGAAGGAATCGAAGTAGAAGTAGTCGATCCCATAACTTTGGTACCACTTGACACAGAAATAATTATTAAATCAGTTAAGAAAACTGGTAGATTAGCTATTTGTCATGATTCATTTAAGACGGGAGGTTTTGGAGGAGAAATATCAGCTCGTATTTCAGAAAGTGATGCCTTTGATTTCTTAGATAGTCCAATATATCGTCTTGCAGGTGCTGATACAAATATTCCATCAGCTAAAAATTTAGAAAAATTAGTAGTTCCTGATGTAGAAGATATTAAGGAAAAAATTAGAAAAGCAGTAAATAAGCAATAA
- a CDS encoding thiamine pyrophosphate-dependent dehydrogenase E1 component subunit alpha — protein sequence MVKTSKDLTKKEHLEMYELMLLMRHFDMELSKLYSRGLVHGMTHYSVGEEAANVGAIYPLRKEDLMFSNHRGHGQTIAKGIEIDRMMAEILGKATGQCKGRGGSMHIYDIENGNMGCNGIVGGGHGLSTGAALTQKMKKTGNIVICCMGDGATNEGSFHECLNMASNWDLPLIFYVINNKYGISMAQERCMRVEKITERAASYRIKSVYIGDGNDVLAVYDGIQEAIEHVRSGKGPVLVEAVTYRWFGHSASDAGKYRSREEVAEWKLKDPNAKYRSYLLENAIATEDELVKLEEASKAIIDDAVEFAKESPFAEPEIAFQDNYAD from the coding sequence ATGGTGAAAACATCAAAAGATTTGACAAAAAAAGAGCATTTAGAAATGTATGAACTGATGCTTCTTATGCGACACTTTGATATGGAATTGAGTAAGCTTTACTCACGTGGCTTAGTTCACGGCATGACTCACTATTCTGTAGGCGAAGAAGCAGCTAATGTGGGGGCTATTTATCCACTTAGAAAAGAAGACTTAATGTTTTCTAACCACCGCGGCCACGGCCAAACTATTGCTAAGGGTATAGAAATAGACAGAATGATGGCAGAAATATTAGGCAAGGCCACTGGGCAATGTAAGGGGCGTGGAGGCTCTATGCATATTTATGATATAGAAAATGGCAATATGGGCTGTAACGGTATCGTAGGAGGAGGACACGGTCTATCAACTGGAGCGGCCCTTACTCAAAAAATGAAAAAAACTGGTAACATTGTTATTTGCTGTATGGGAGATGGGGCTACCAACGAAGGAAGTTTCCACGAATGTTTAAATATGGCATCTAACTGGGACCTGCCACTTATCTTCTATGTTATCAACAATAAATATGGTATATCAATGGCACAGGAAAGATGTATGCGTGTAGAAAAAATAACTGAACGTGCAGCATCATACAGAATTAAATCAGTATACATTGGAGATGGAAATGATGTTCTTGCAGTCTACGACGGAATACAAGAAGCAATCGAACATGTAAGAAGTGGAAAAGGACCTGTTTTAGTAGAGGCTGTAACATATAGATGGTTTGGACATTCAGCTTCTGATGCAGGAAAATATCGTAGTCGTGAAGAAGTTGCAGAGTGGAAATTAAAAGACCCAAATGCAAAATATAGATCATACTTGTTAGAAAATGCAATTGCAACAGAAGATGAATTAGTTAAACTTGAGGAAGCATCGAAAGCTATTATTGACGACGCTGTGGAATTTGCAAAAGAATCACCATTTGCAGAACCAGAAATAGCATTTCAAGACAACTATGCAGACTAA
- a CDS encoding DUF4357 domain-containing protein, translating into MVLGVLGYKIFVPLLKSEKEQEQNEMVFYLSRKIKKSNQTIEAQCIKTNEGFVVLAGSMIEDIDAKSIPETIKELRLKCKNNNEIVGGKITKNYLFNSPSYAASFLLGINTNGRTDWKNKEGISLKELEERELQE; encoded by the coding sequence ATGGTTCTCGGGGTTTTAGGTTATAAAATATTTGTTCCCCTGCTTAAATCTGAAAAAGAACAAGAACAGAATGAGATGGTTTTCTACCTATCAAGAAAAATTAAAAAATCTAATCAAACAATAGAAGCCCAGTGTATAAAAACTAATGAAGGTTTTGTCGTTTTAGCAGGAAGTATGATTGAAGATATAGATGCAAAATCAATTCCAGAAACAATTAAAGAATTGAGATTAAAGTGTAAAAATAATAACGAAATTGTAGGTGGGAAAATTACAAAAAATTATCTTTTCAATAGTCCCTCTTATGCCGCCTCTTTTCTTTTAGGTATTAATACTAACGGAAGAACAGATTGGAAAAACAAAGAGGGCATATCATTAAAAGAATTAGAAGAAAGAGAACTACAAGAATAA
- a CDS encoding GIY-YIG nuclease family protein, whose protein sequence is MNKSKNFNLFLMDGQVTGRIKCTLSNWTGLAYKIPRAYLEKCKERQDLKQSGVYFLFGKNDNDEVEVYIGQAGIRKNGEGVLFRVLEHLKDATYFTEAVMLTTQNNSFGPTEISYLENKFTNMAIETDRYKLRNSKTPTLAT, encoded by the coding sequence ATGAATAAAAGTAAAAATTTTAATCTTTTTCTTATGGACGGCCAAGTTACTGGAAGAATAAAATGTACCTTGTCTAATTGGACAGGTCTTGCCTATAAAATTCCGAGAGCCTATTTAGAAAAATGTAAAGAAAGACAAGATTTAAAACAAAGTGGAGTTTATTTTCTATTCGGTAAAAATGATAACGATGAGGTAGAAGTTTACATAGGTCAAGCAGGTATAAGAAAAAATGGTGAGGGTGTACTTTTCAGAGTGTTGGAACATTTAAAAGATGCTACATATTTTACTGAGGCTGTTATGCTTACAACGCAAAATAATTCTTTTGGTCCTACCGAAATAAGTTACCTAGAAAATAAGTTTACAAATATGGCAATTGAAACAGACAGGTATAAACTTAGAAATTCTAAGACCCCAACCCTGGCAACGTAA